A stretch of the Vitis riparia cultivar Riparia Gloire de Montpellier isolate 1030 chromosome 13, EGFV_Vit.rip_1.0, whole genome shotgun sequence genome encodes the following:
- the LOC117928183 gene encoding putative disease resistance RPP13-like protein 1 — protein MNLSSNNSQIFFFLKFNGICSSVAESPLHPLLPTNTNMAGFVGEAVLSGFIQKLVDMVTSPELWKYARKEQVDSKLKRWKNILIKIYVVLNDAEEKQMTNPLVKIWLDELRDLGYDVEDILDDFATEALRSSLIMAQPQQGTSKVRGMLSSLIPSASTSNSSMRSKIEEITARLQDISAQKNDLDLREIAGGWWSDRKRKRAQILPTTSLVVESDVYGRETDKAAIVDMLLKHDPSSDDEVSVIPIVGMGGIGKTTLAQLAFNDDEVKGRFDLRAWVCVSDDFDVLRITKTILQSVDPDTRDVNDLNLLQVKLKEKFSGKKFLLVLDDVWNENSHEWDTLCMPMRAGAPGSKLIVTTRNEGVAAVTRTCPAYSLRELSDNDCLSLFTQQALRTRNFDAHPHLKEVGEEIVRRCKGLPLAAKALGGMLRNQLSPVAWANILTSRIWDLPGKKSNILPALKLSYHHLPSHLKRCFAYCSMFPKDYEFDKDYLVLLWMAEGFLQKTNEAARPEDLGSKYFDDLFSRSFFQHSSQYSSRYVMHDLINDLAQSVAGEIYFHLDSAWENNKQSTIYEKTRHSSFNRQEYETQRKFEPFHKVKCLRTLVALPMEVTHGYNFISSKVLDDLLKEVKYLRVLSLSDYQINELPDSIGNLKYLRYLNLSGSSIRRLPDSVCLLYNLQALILSYCRNLTMLPVGIGNLINLRHLHIFDTWELQEMPSQIGNLTKLQTLSKFIVGEGNNLGLRELKNLFDLRGELSILGLHNVMNIRDGRDANLESKHGIEELRMKWSDDFGASRNEMHERNVLEQLRPHRNLKKLTIASYGGSEFPSWMKDPSFPIMTHLILKGCKRCTSLPALGQLSSLKVLRIEGMSEVRTINEEFYGGIVKPFPSLESLNFEVMAEWEYWFCPDAVNEGELFPCLRFLTIRDCRKLQQLPNCLPSQVKLDISCCPNLGFASSRFASLGEVSLEARDERVRISEVISGVVGGLHAVMRWSDWLVLLEEQRLSCNLKMLRIQDDANLEKLPNGLQTLTCLEQLEIRRCPKLESFPETGLPPMLRSLKVIGCENLKWLPHNYNSCALEFLDITSCPSLRCFPNCELPTTLKSLWIKDCKNLEALPEGMTHHDSTCCLEKLKITGCPRLESFPDTGLPPLLRRLEVSNCKGLKSLPHNYSSCALESLEISFCSSLKSFSTRELPSTLKKLEIRACPDLESMSENMCPNNSALDNLVLGGYPNLKILPECLHSLKSLRIIDCDGLECFPARGLSTPTLTELYISACQNLKSLPHQMRDLKSLRDLTISFCPGVESFPEDGMPPNLILLHISHCENLKKPILAFHTLTSLSSLTIKDVFPDMVSFPDEECLLPISLTSLRIAKMESLAYLSLQNLISLQSLDVSYCPNLRSLGSMPATLEKLEILCCPILEERYSKEKGEYWPNVAHIPCIEIKDEDFY, from the coding sequence ATGAACCTAAGCAGTAacaattcacaaatatttttcttcctcAAGTTCAACGGTATCTGTTCTTCAGTTGCAGAGAGTCCCCTTCATCCCTTGTTACCTACAAACACAAACATGGCTGGTTTTGTCGGAGAAGCTGTTTTGTCTGGTTTCATCCAGAAGCTGGTTGACATGGTCACCTCCCCGGAGCTGTGGAAGTATGCACGTAAAGAGCAAGTTGATTCTAAGCTGAAAAGGTggaagaatatattgataaagatCTATGTAGTGCTCAATGACGCAGAAGAGAAGCAGATGACAAACCCTCTGGTCAAAATATGGCTGGACGAGCTTAGAGACTTGGGTTACGATGTGGAGGACATCTTGGACGACTTCGCCACCGAAGCTTTGCGAAGCAGCTTGATCATGGCTCAACCCCAACAAGGCACTAGTAAGGTGCGAGGCATGCTCTCTTCTCTCATTCCGAGTGCTTCTACGTCTAATTCTAGTATGCgttccaagattgaggagatcACTGCAAGATTACAAGATATTTCTGCCCAAAAGAATGACCTGGATTTACGAGAGATTGCTGGAGGGTGGTGGTCTGATAGAAAGAGAAAGCGAGCACAGATTCTGCCCACCACTTCTCTGGTGGTTGAATCCGATGTTTATGGTAGGGAAACAGATAAAGCGGCCATAGTTGACATGTTACTCAAGCACGATCCAAGTAGTGATGATGAAGTCTCCGTAATTCCAATTGTCGGTATGGGAGGTATCGGCAAAACTACTCTGGCTCAGCTTGCCTTCAATGATGATGAAGTGAAGGGCCGTTTTGATTTGAGAGCATGGGTCTGTGTTTCTGATGACTTTGATGTTTTGAGAATAACCAAGACCATTCTACAATCCGTTGATCCGGACACTCGTGATGTCAATGATCTCAATTTGCTTCAGGTCAAATTGAAGGAGAAATTTTCTGGGAAGAAGTTTCTTCTTGTGCTAGACGATGTTTGGAATGAGAATAGTCATGAATGGGATACTTTGTGCATGCCAATGAGAGCTGGGGCACCCGGTAGTAAACTCATCGTGACAACCCGTAATGAAGGTGTCGCAGCAGTTACCAGAACTTGTCCAGCTTATTCCCTACGGGAGTTATCAGACAACGATTGTTTGTCTTTATTCACTCAGCAAGCATTGAGGACAAGAAACTTTGATGCCCATCCACACTTGAAAGAAGTTGGTGAGGAAATAGTGAGAAGGTGCAAAGGCTTGCCTTTGGCTGCGAAGGCACTTGGCGGCATGTTGCGCAACCAACTAAGTCCCGTTGCATGGGCAAATATATTAACAAGCAGGATATGGGATTTACCGGGAAAAAAAAGCAACATTCTTCCCGCTCTCAAGTTAAGCTACCATCATCTCCCTTCTCATTTGAAGCGGTGTTTTGCATATTGCTCCATGTTTCCAAAGGACTATGAATTCGACAAGGATTACTTAGTCCTCTTGTGGATGGCAGAAGGCTTTTTGCAGAAAACGAACGAGGCAGCTAGGCCAGAAGACTTAGGTTCTAAATACTTCGATGATTTGTTCTCCAGGTCATTTTTTCAACATTCTAGTCAATATTCATCACGATATGTGATGCATGATCTCATCAATGATCTAGCTCAGTCAGTTGCAGGAGAAATATACTTTCATTTGGATAGTGCATGGGAGAATAACAAACAATCCACCATTTATGAGAAGACTCGTCATTCATCATTCAATCGTCAAGAGTATGAGACACAGAGAAAATTTGAACCCTTTCACAAGGTGAAGTGTTTGAGAACATTGGTTGCACTACCCATGGAGGTAACTCATGGGTATAACTTCATATCAAGTAAGGTGTTAGATGACCTTTTAAAGGAAGTGAAATATTTACGGGTATTATCTTTAAGTGACTACCAAATAAATGAGTTACCAGATTCAATTGGCAATCTTAAATATTTGCGGTATCTCAATTTGTCCGGGTCTTCCATAAGAAGGTTACCTGATTCAGTATGCCTTCTCTACAACTTACAAGCACTGATATTATCTTATTGCAGAAACCTTACGATGTTGCCTGTGGGAATTGGAAACCTAATCAACCTTCGACACCTTCATATCTTTGACACATGGGAATTACAAGAAATGCCTTCTCAAATTGGAAATCTAACAAAGTTGCAAACGTTATCTAAGTTTATTGTGGGCGAAGGTAACAACTTGGGATTAAGAGAATTGAAGAATTTATTTGATCTTCGAGGAGAACTTTCAATTTTGGGGTTGCACAATGTGATGAATATTCGAGATGGAAGGGATGCCAATTTAGAGAGTAAGCATGGAATTGAGGAGTTAAGAATGAAATGGAGTGATGACTTTGGTGCTTCACGAAATGAAATGCATGAGAGGAATGTTTTGGAGCAGCTACGACCTCATAGAAATCTGAAAAAGCTCACAATTGCATCTTATGGTGGATCAGAATTCCCAAGTTGGATGAAGGACCCATCATTCCCAATAATGACACACTTAATTCTCAAGGGCTGCAAGAGATGCACATCATTACCCGCGCTTGGCCAATTATCCTCACTCAAAGTCTTGCGTATTGAAGGTATGAGTGAAGTTAGAACCATAAATGAGGAGTTTTATGGAGGGATTGTGAAGCCTTTTCCATCCTTGGAGTCTCTAAATTTTGAGGTAATGGCAGAATGGGAATACTGGTTTTGTCCTGATGCAGTTAACGAAGGTGAATTATTTCCATGTCTTCGATTTCTTACAATAAGAGATTGTAGGAAGTTACAACAATTGCCTAATTGCCTACCTTCCCAAGTGAAACTTGACATCTCTTGTTGTCCAAATTTGGGATTTGCTTCTTCAAGATTTGCATCTCTTGGTGAAGTAAGTTTAGAAGCACGTGATGAGAGGGTGCGGATAAGTGAGGTGATAAGTGGGGTTGTCGGAGGTCTTCATGCAGTAATGAGAtggagtgattggcttgttTTGTTGGAGGAGCAAAGGCTGTCTTGCAATCTTAAAATGTTGAGAATACAAGACGATGCTAATCTGGAGAAGCTGCCTAATGGATTGCAAACTCTCACGTGTCTTGAACAGTTGGAAATAAGGAGATGCCCTAAACTAGAGTCATTTCCAGAGACGGGGCTGCCACCAATGCTAAGAAGCCTTAAGGTGATTGGTTGTGAGAATCTAAAATGGTTGCCTCATAACTACAACTCATGTGCCCTTGAATTCTTGGACATTACTAGCTGTCCATCTCTCAGATGCTTTCCAAATTGTGAGCTACCAACCACACTCAAGAGTTTATGGATTAAAGATTGTAAAAATCTAGAGGCTTTACCAGAGGGAATGACGCACCACGATTCCACTTGTTGTCTTGAAAAGCTGAAAATAACGGGATGCCCCAGACTGGAGTCATTTCCCGATACGGGTTTGCCACCATTGCTAAGACGACTTGAGGTGAGTAATTGCAAGGGTCTGAAATCGCTGCCTCATAACTACAGCTCATGTGCCCTTGAATCCTTGGAGATTAGCTTTTGTTCATCTCTGAAGTCCTTTTCAACAAGGGAGTTACCCTCCACCCTTAAGAAACTTGAGATTCGCGCGTGCCCCGACTTGGAGTCCATGTCAGAGAACATGTGCCCCAACAATTCAGCTCTTGACAATTTAGTCCTTGGGGGTTATCCAAATCTGAAAATCCTACCAGAATGCCTTCACAGCCTCAAGAGTCTCCGAATAATTGACTGTGATGGTCTGGAGTGCTTTCCAGCAAGAGGCTTGTCCACCCCCACTCTCACAGAACTTTACATCTCTGCATGTCAGAATCTGAAATCCCTGCCACATCAAATGAGAGACCTCAAATCTCTTAGAGATCTTACCATATCGTTTTGTCCGGGAGTGGAATCCTTTCCAGAAGATGGTATGCCCCCCAATCTGATATTACTTCACATTTCTCACTGTGAGAATCTGAAAAAGCCCATATTGGCGTTCCACACCCTCACCTCTCTTTCGTCATTGACTATTAAGGATGTGTTTCCAGATATGGTTTCCTTTCCGGATGAAGAGTGtcttcttcccatatctctcaCCTCCCTCAGAATCGCTAAAATGGAGTCCCTAGCCTACCTGTCTCTCCAAAATCTCATCTCTCTTCAATCCCTAGATGTGTCATATTGCCCTAACCTCCGATCCTTAGGGTCGATGCCAGCAACACTTGAAAAACTTGAAATCTTGTGTTGTCCTATACTAGAAGAAAGGTACTCAAAGGAGAAAGGAGAATATTGGCCCAACGTCGCTCACATTCCATGCATTGAAATAAAGGACGAAGATTTCTATTGA